Proteins encoded in a region of the Benincasa hispida cultivar B227 chromosome 2, ASM972705v1, whole genome shotgun sequence genome:
- the LOC120071385 gene encoding serine/arginine-rich SC35-like splicing factor SCL33 isoform X3, whose protein sequence is MFPSLEEFQVILNLTHAREPRGFGFVQYVDPADAADAKHQMDGCVLLGRELTVVFAEENRKKPSDMRARERGSHTNSGRLHDRRRSPPRYSRSPRYSRSPAQRHARYSRSPPPRHARTRSRSYDYASPPPKQKAYSRSVSPRDRPDSRERSFPRQQSRGRPSRSPRLDGSRSRSQSPARAGSRSPSPVRGRSLSRSRSRSKSVSRSRSRSPRLSPRHEEYRSEPNGDRSPSQ, encoded by the exons ATGTTCCCAAGTCTTGAAGAATTTCAAGTCATCTTAAATCTGACACATGCAAG AGAACCACGTGGTTTTGGTTTTGTTCAATATGTAGATCCTGCAGATGCTGCTGATGCTAAACACCAGATGGATGGTTGTGTTCTTCTTGGTCGGGAGTTGACTGTGGTATTTGCTGAGGAAAATAGGAAGAAGCCATCTGATATGAGGGCAAGGGAAAGAGGAAG TCATACAAACAGCGGACGATTGCATGATCGAAGAAGATCTCCTCCACGGTATTCTCGTTCACCTCGATATTCACGTTCCCCAGCTCAACGTCATGCGAGGTATTCTCGTTCACCACCTCCACGCCATGCAAGGACTAGGTCCCGTAGTTATGATTATGCATCTCCCCCACCAAAACAAAAGGCTTATTCAAG ATCAGTGTCCCCTCGTGACAGACCGGATAGTCGAGAGAGGTCTTTCCCACGACAGCAGAGCCGTGGTAGACCCTCTCGATCTCCACGTCTCGATGGTTCAAGAAGTAGGAGTCAAAGTCCAGCACGGGCTGGAAGTCGAAGTCCAAGCCCTGTGAGAGGCCGAAGCCTGAGTAGGAGCAGGAGTCGGAGCAAAAGTGTCAGCCGGAGCAGGAGCCGAAGTCCACGACTAAGTCCAAGACATGAAGAATACAGAAGTGAACCGAATGGAGATAGGAGCCCAAGTCAATAG
- the LOC120071385 gene encoding serine/arginine-rich SC35-like splicing factor SCL30A isoform X2 — protein MRGRSYTPSPPRGYGRRGRSPSPRGRYVGRGRDLPTSLLVRNLSHDCRPEDLRRPFGQFGAIKDIYLPKDYYTGEPRGFGFVQYVDPADAADAKHQMDGCVLLGRELTVVFAEENRKKPSDMRARERGSGRLHDRRRSPPRYSRSPRYSRSPAQRHARYSRSPPPRHARTRSRSYDYASPPPKQKAYSRSVSPRDRPDSRERSFPRQQSRGRPSRSPRLDGSRSRSQSPARAGSRSPSPVRGRSLSRSRSRSKSVSRSRSRSPRLSPRHEEYRSEPNGDRSPSQ, from the exons ATGAGGGGTAGGAGTTATACTCCATCGCCGCCAAGGGGTTATGGAAGAAGGGGTCGGAGCCCTAGCCCTAGGGGACGCTATGTGGGACGTGGAAGAGACCTTCCCACTAGCCTTCTAGTCCGTAATCTTAGCCATGACTGCAG GCCTGAGGATCTTCGTAGACCATTTGGACAGTTTGGTGCTATCAAGGACATATACCTACCAAAGGATTATTATACTGG AGAACCACGTGGTTTTGGTTTTGTTCAATATGTAGATCCTGCAGATGCTGCTGATGCTAAACACCAGATGGATGGTTGTGTTCTTCTTGGTCGGGAGTTGACTGTGGTATTTGCTGAGGAAAATAGGAAGAAGCCATCTGATATGAGGGCAAGGGAAAGAGGAAG CGGACGATTGCATGATCGAAGAAGATCTCCTCCACGGTATTCTCGTTCACCTCGATATTCACGTTCCCCAGCTCAACGTCATGCGAGGTATTCTCGTTCACCACCTCCACGCCATGCAAGGACTAGGTCCCGTAGTTATGATTATGCATCTCCCCCACCAAAACAAAAGGCTTATTCAAG ATCAGTGTCCCCTCGTGACAGACCGGATAGTCGAGAGAGGTCTTTCCCACGACAGCAGAGCCGTGGTAGACCCTCTCGATCTCCACGTCTCGATGGTTCAAGAAGTAGGAGTCAAAGTCCAGCACGGGCTGGAAGTCGAAGTCCAAGCCCTGTGAGAGGCCGAAGCCTGAGTAGGAGCAGGAGTCGGAGCAAAAGTGTCAGCCGGAGCAGGAGCCGAAGTCCACGACTAAGTCCAAGACATGAAGAATACAGAAGTGAACCGAATGGAGATAGGAGCCCAAGTCAATAG
- the LOC120071385 gene encoding serine/arginine-rich SC35-like splicing factor SCL30A isoform X1 has translation MRGRSYTPSPPRGYGRRGRSPSPRGRYVGRGRDLPTSLLVRNLSHDCRPEDLRRPFGQFGAIKDIYLPKDYYTGEPRGFGFVQYVDPADAADAKHQMDGCVLLGRELTVVFAEENRKKPSDMRARERGSHTNSGRLHDRRRSPPRYSRSPRYSRSPAQRHARYSRSPPPRHARTRSRSYDYASPPPKQKAYSRSVSPRDRPDSRERSFPRQQSRGRPSRSPRLDGSRSRSQSPARAGSRSPSPVRGRSLSRSRSRSKSVSRSRSRSPRLSPRHEEYRSEPNGDRSPSQ, from the exons ATGAGGGGTAGGAGTTATACTCCATCGCCGCCAAGGGGTTATGGAAGAAGGGGTCGGAGCCCTAGCCCTAGGGGACGCTATGTGGGACGTGGAAGAGACCTTCCCACTAGCCTTCTAGTCCGTAATCTTAGCCATGACTGCAG GCCTGAGGATCTTCGTAGACCATTTGGACAGTTTGGTGCTATCAAGGACATATACCTACCAAAGGATTATTATACTGG AGAACCACGTGGTTTTGGTTTTGTTCAATATGTAGATCCTGCAGATGCTGCTGATGCTAAACACCAGATGGATGGTTGTGTTCTTCTTGGTCGGGAGTTGACTGTGGTATTTGCTGAGGAAAATAGGAAGAAGCCATCTGATATGAGGGCAAGGGAAAGAGGAAG TCATACAAACAGCGGACGATTGCATGATCGAAGAAGATCTCCTCCACGGTATTCTCGTTCACCTCGATATTCACGTTCCCCAGCTCAACGTCATGCGAGGTATTCTCGTTCACCACCTCCACGCCATGCAAGGACTAGGTCCCGTAGTTATGATTATGCATCTCCCCCACCAAAACAAAAGGCTTATTCAAG ATCAGTGTCCCCTCGTGACAGACCGGATAGTCGAGAGAGGTCTTTCCCACGACAGCAGAGCCGTGGTAGACCCTCTCGATCTCCACGTCTCGATGGTTCAAGAAGTAGGAGTCAAAGTCCAGCACGGGCTGGAAGTCGAAGTCCAAGCCCTGTGAGAGGCCGAAGCCTGAGTAGGAGCAGGAGTCGGAGCAAAAGTGTCAGCCGGAGCAGGAGCCGAAGTCCACGACTAAGTCCAAGACATGAAGAATACAGAAGTGAACCGAATGGAGATAGGAGCCCAAGTCAATAG